Proteins encoded by one window of Mustela erminea isolate mMusErm1 chromosome 5, mMusErm1.Pri, whole genome shotgun sequence:
- the LOC116590124 gene encoding olfactory receptor 4F21-like — protein sequence MKGLNDSVVSEFMLLGLSSSWETKVFLMLIFSFIYLGIILGNLFIFFLVIFDSHLHSPMYFLLANLSLIDVGLSSTTVPKMIKDLLNEYKIISFQSCMTQICFIHIMGGVEMVLLIAMAFDRYTAICKPLHYLNIMNPKICVSFVIAGWVTGVIHAMSQFAFIINLPFCGPNEVDSFYCDFPRIIKLACTDGDRFEFIIAANSGFMTMGTFFLLILSYIFILVTVWKRSSGDLSKAFVTLSAHITVVVLFFTPCMFLYVWPFPTSSIDKYLFIVDFAITPVLNPAIYTLRNKDIKVAIKRLSYQLISHQKLGRHKRRDNIFKRLKEKTYR from the coding sequence ATGAAAGGATTAAATGATTCTGTGGTTTCTGAGTTTATGTTGCTGGGACTCTCTAGTTCTTGGGAAACTAAAGTTTTTCTcatgttgattttttccttcatttatttagggaTCATCCTGGgaaatctcttcattttctttttggtaatttttgattCTCACCTACATTCTCCTATGTACTTCTTGCTGGCCAACCTGTCACTCATTGATGTAGGGCTTTCCTCTACCACAGTCCCAAAGATGATTAAGGaccttttaaatgaatataagaTTATTTCTTTCCAAAGCTGCATGACACAGATATGTTTTATCCACATCATGGGAGGAGTGGAGATGGTGCTACTCATAGCCATGGCATTTGACAGGTACACAGCAATCTGTAAGCCTCTTCACTACCTGAACATCATGAATCCTAAAATATGTGTTTCATTTGTAATTGCTGGCTGGGTAACTGGGGTGATCCATGCTATGTCTCAGTTTGCTTTCATTATAAACTTGCCCTTTTGTGGTCCTAATGAAGTAGACAGCTTTTACTGTGACTTTCCCAGGATCATAAAACTTGCATGCACAGATGGAGACAGGTTTGAATTTATTATTGCTGCCAACAGTGGTTTCATGACTATGGGCACCTTCTTCTTGCTAATTCTTTCCTACATCTTCATTTTGGTCACTGTCTGGAAACGTTCTTCAGGAGACTTATCCAAAGCATTTGTCACTCTGTCAGCTCACATCACTGTGGTGGTTCTTTTTTTCACTCCATGCATGTTTCTCTATGTCTGGCCTTTCCCCACATCATCAATTGACAAATACCTGTTCATTGTTGACTTTGCTATTACCCCTGTCTTGAATCCTGCCATCTATACATTACGGAACAAAGACATCAAGGTAGCCATAAAAAGATTGA